From the genome of Bacteroidota bacterium, one region includes:
- a CDS encoding isocitrate lyase/phosphoenolpyruvate mutase family protein, whose protein sequence is MKQQEKANIFRGLHKEAPLVLPNIWDVISARMVEKAGASALATTSAGISWSLGLPDGGHLTREVLCDVLRNIVRVTNLPVSADIERGYGAETPEDVAQTVRMVLDAGVVGINLEDAKGPGGTMLRNPDAQADRIARARSAATAMGCDLFINARTDVYMVDSGLSAEEKVEAVAMRAALYADAGADGMFVPGVTDIDTVRQLAAQVAIPLNIMAMSGAPAHATLAAVGAARISTGPALALGFAGYLQARTEQMLQTGTLPEAEIDPTFLEMNTVH, encoded by the coding sequence ATGAAACAGCAAGAAAAGGCAAATATATTTCGTGGCCTTCATAAAGAAGCGCCGCTTGTTCTCCCCAATATTTGGGATGTGATTAGCGCCCGGATGGTCGAGAAAGCCGGCGCAAGTGCACTGGCTACTACAAGCGCAGGTATTTCGTGGAGTTTGGGGTTGCCGGATGGCGGACACTTGACCAGGGAGGTTCTTTGCGACGTACTGCGCAATATTGTACGCGTTACCAACCTGCCGGTATCCGCTGACATTGAGCGAGGGTATGGCGCTGAAACTCCCGAGGATGTCGCCCAAACCGTGCGTATGGTCCTTGATGCCGGCGTTGTCGGGATTAACCTGGAAGACGCAAAAGGGCCCGGCGGGACGATGTTGCGAAACCCGGATGCCCAGGCAGACCGCATTGCGCGTGCTCGGTCAGCGGCCACTGCTATGGGGTGTGATCTGTTTATAAATGCAAGGACAGATGTGTATATGGTTGACAGTGGGCTTTCGGCCGAGGAGAAAGTCGAAGCTGTAGCCATGCGAGCTGCTTTGTATGCTGATGCTGGCGCAGATGGTATGTTCGTGCCGGGGGTAACCGATATTGATACCGTGCGCCAATTAGCAGCGCAAGTTGCAATACCGTTAAATATTATGGCAATGAGCGGAGCGCCGGCCCATGCAACATTGGCTGCTGTTGGAGCTGCCCGCATTAGCACCGGGCCGGCCCTCGCACTGGGCTTTGCTGGTTACCTGCAAGCGCGTACCGAGCAGATGCTGCAAACAGGTACTTTGCCGGAGGCCGAAATTGACCCCACATTTTTAGAAATGAATACTGTGCATTGA